The genomic segment TGTAATTATAACGGTATATTCAGACAGATCTTTTACATTTGTAACAAAAACTCCTCCGGCAGCTGTTCTCATTCTTAAGGAACTGGGAAAAGACAAAGGATCAGGGGTGCCAAATAAGGAAAAGATCGGTGCTCTTACAGAGGAACAGGTGAAAAATATTGCCGAAATCAAAATGGCTGATCTTAATTCTGCCACTCTTGAGGCGGCTATGAGGATTGTCACAGGCACTGCCCGCAGTATGGGAGTTGACGTTAAGTAACACGTCCCCGGGGCGAACGTAATAGGAGTGGAGTGTATTTCATGAAACATGGAAAAAAATATAACAGTGTGTATCAGAAGGTCGATAAGTTTAAAGAGTATAGTGCCCTGGAAGCTGTCGAATTCCTGAAAGAAAATTCAGCAGTGAAATTTGATGAAACTGTTGAGATCGCTATCAAACTCGGTGTCGATCCCAGAAAAAGTGACCAGGCGGTCAGGGGTGCTGCATTATTGCCCCACGGACTCGGTAAAACTGTAAGAGTGCTTGCATTTGTGCAGGGGGAGAAGGAAGCTGAAGCTAAAGAGGCTGGGGCTGATTATACCGGTGGTGAAGAACTGGCCGAAAAAATCAAAGGCGGATGGCTGGAATTTGATTCTGTTGTGGCTACACCAGATATGATGAAAGTTGTAGGGAAACTTGGGAAAATCCTGGGTACAAGAGGTCTTATGCCTAATCCAAAAGTAGGAACGGTTACTATGGATATAAGCAAGGCTATTCAGGAGTTGAAAAAAGGAAAAGTTGAGTTCAGAGTTGATAAAGGCGCTATTTTACATGCTCCTTTAGGTAAACTCTCCTTTGACTCTGCAAAAATCATCGAAAATGCCAAAGCATTCTTTGACGCTGTTGTAAAGGCAAAGCCTTCAACTGCCAAAGGGCAGTATGTTAAGAAAGCAACTTTGACAAGCACAATGGGTCAGGGTTTAAAAATAAATGTTAATGATCTTAAATAGAGTGTTTCTTTAACACGGGCTAAAAGATTTTATATAACCTGAGGATTTGTAAAGATGTCTACAAGAGCTGAGAGAACAGCAGTTATTGACGATTTAGAGCAGGAATTTAAGCATGCCAGCGGTATTTATCTCGCTGATAATGACAAAATCAATGTGGAGAAAGTAACTAAGCTCCGGACTGATTTGCGAAAGCAGGGAATAAAGTTTCTGGTGGTCAAAAACACTTTGGCCAAAGAAGCATGTAAACGCTTGGGGATTGAGAATCTCGACCCTCATTTCAAAGGGCCAACCGCTGTTGTTGTAACTGAAAGTGAAGGGGCTGTTCCTGCAAAAATTCTCAAGCAGTTTCAGAAAGAAAATAAGCTTTTATCTATCAAGGCTGCATATGTCGACGGCAGCTATTTTGATGGTAATCAGGCAGTTCAGCTTGCTGATCTTCCTTCAAGAGAAGCGCTTCTTTCTATGCTACTTGGTTGCCTGCAGAGTCCTGTTGGAAATTTCGCTGGTGTTCTCAATGGAATTATGACCAAGTTTGTACGTACACTGGATGCTGTTAAAGAGCAAAAAGGCTCTTAATATTAATGTATAAAAAATATACGAAAAATAAAACTTTTTTCATTTTAATGGAGGTTTATTGTGGCTACCTTAAATAAGGAAGAAATCATCGATGCCATTGGGGGTATGACTGTCCTGGAGTTGTCTGATCTGATAAAGGCAATTGAAGAGAAATTTGATGTCAAAGCTGCAGCACCTATGGCTGTTGCTGCTCCTGCGGGTGGCGCGCCTGCTGCAGAAGCCGCCGAAGAAAAAACAGAGTTTGATGTTGTTCTCACAGGTGCTGGCGAGAAGAAAATCCAGGTTATTAAAGTGGTAAGAGAAATAACCGGTCTTGGCCTCAAAGATGCCAAAGACATGGTTGATGGTGTTCCCAAAAACATCAAAGAAGCAGTCTCAAAGGAAGAGGCTGAAACAGTCAAAAAGAAAATTGAAGAAGTTGGCGGCACCGTTGAGGTTAAATAATCCTACCTATGGGGTTGCTGCAATCAAACAGATTCATTTTAAAAAAATAGTTGGTATTTAGACGTAAAAAACACCTTGTATGTTCAAGGTGTTTTTACGTCGTTATTGTACTTTGTGCCATAGATAAGGCTATGAATAAACTGAGGGGATGCGCGAATGACAGATAGAAAAAGCTATTCCCGGATAAAGCGGGCTGCGGAGCTTCCAAATTTGCTGGAGATTCAGACTACTTCCTATGAGTCGTTCCTTCAGCCAGAAACCCCTCCCGGGTTGCGAAAAAAGCAGGGGCTTCATGGATCATTTCTGAGTCTCTTTCCGGTAAACGATGTTAAAGGTTATTATTCTCTTGAATATGATGGATATAAATTAGGCATTCCAAAATACACTCTGAGGGAGTGTAAAGAGAGAGGGATGACCTATGCCGCTCCGTTAAAAGTGGATATGTCTCTGCTTGTTTACGAACAAGATGGAGAAACAAAAAAATTCGTAGAAAAAATCTCCAACGAAGTTTATATTGGGGAAATCCCTCTTATGACCGAACGTGGCACTTTTGTTATTAATGGTGCGGAGAGGGTTATTGTCAGTCAGTTGCACAGATCCCCTGGAATCACTTTCGATGAAGTGTTTCACCCCAATGGCAAAAAACTACTAACCGCAAGAATCATTCCCCAAAGGGGTTCATGGGTTGAACTGCTCGTAGATGTAGATGATGTTCTTACTGTCAATATTGACAGAAGAAAAAAGATGCCTGCCACAATTTTACTCAGAGCTATGGGATTCTCAACTGATGAAGAGATCCTCTCACTCTTTTACGATACAGTCAGAGCAAAAATAAACCAAGATTCAAAAGATGAGGTCTTAGGTACTGTAAACGCAAAAACCGTTTTTGACGAGCAGACCGGAGAAATCTTAATCGATGCAAATGAAGTCATCAATGAGGAAAGATTTAACAGACTTCTTGAAAATAAAATCGATTTTGTTGAGGTTTTCGACTCTGAAAACATGATTATTAGAAACACTCTGGCTACTGATCCCACTAAGTCTGAAGAAGAAGCTCTCTTCTTTATGTATGCCACAATGAGACCGGGGGATCCACCAAACGTCGAAACCGCAAGAAATCTCATACAAAGATTGTTCTTTGATGAAAAAAGATATGACCTGGGGAATGTGGGACGGTACCGCATTAACACCAGATTAGGAGTCAATCCTCCGGAAGATGTAAACACGCTCACAAAAGAAGATATAGTCGCTGCATATAAATATATCACCGGTTTAAATGAGGGTGTAGGGTTTATTGATGATATTGACCATCTTGGTAACAGACGTGTAAGATCGGTTGGGGAACTTCTTGCCGCTCAGTTCACTGTAGGGCTGACAAGAATGGTTCGTACAATAAAAGAGAGACTGAGTCTCAGAGATACAGAAAATATTACTCCTCAGGATCTGATTAATGCCAGAACTGTTTCAACCGTTGTACAGGCATTCTTTGGATCAAGTCAGCTCTCACAGTTTCTCGATCAGACAAACCCTCTCTCAGAGCTCACTCACAAAAGAAGAGTAAGTGCTCTTGGGCCGGGTGGTCTTACAAGGGAAAGGGCTGGGTTTGAGGTGCGTGACGTACACCACACCCACTATGGACGTCTCTGTCCTATTGAAACTCCTGAAGGACCAAACATCGGTCTTATTGCATCTCTGAGTACATTTGCAAGAGTAAATGAGTTCGGGTTCATACAGACACCTTACCAAAAGGTGGAAAATGGTGTGTTGCTTAACGAGGTCGCTTACCTGACTGCTGATCAGGAAGATAACTATATTATCGCTCAGGCAAATACTCCCATTGATGAAAATGGAAAGATAGCAGAGGAACTTGTCTTTGCGCGCTACAGAGGAGACTTTCCCGTTGTAGCTCCAAAGGAAATTACCTACATGGATATCTCTCCAATGCAGCTGGTTAGTATTGCTGCCGGATTGATACCTTTCCTTGAACACGATGACGCAAACCGTGCTCTTATGGGGTCAAACATGCAACGCCAGGCTGTACCGTTGCTTAGAACAGAACCCCCGGTGATTGGAACAGGTTTGGAGAGAAGGGCTGCGATCGATTCCGGGTGTATGATTGTTGCAAAAAATCCCGGGGTAGTCGAAACCGTTGACGCAAACAAAATCGTCATTCGAAAGGCTAAGGATGAGGTATCTGCTGATATACTAGGTCTTACAGAATTTGACACCTACGATTTAGTGAAATATGAAAGATCAAACCAGGACACCTGCATAAACCAGAAAGTCTGTGTAAGGGAAGGGCAGAAAGTTGCCAGAGGGGATGTTCTGGCTGATGGTCACGCGACAAAAGATGGCGAACTGGCCTTGGGACGAAATGTAGTAGCTGCCTTTATGCCCTGGAGAGGGTATAACTTTGAGGATGCTATTGTAGTGTCAGAACGTCTTGTAGCCGAAGATATCTATACTTCTGTGCATATTGAAGTTTTTGAAACTGAAGTGCGCGATACAAAGCGTGGACCGGAGGAACTTACCCAGGAAATCCCCAACGTTTCAGAGGAGGCCCTGAGCAACCTTGATGAAAATGGTGTGGTGAGGGTAGGAACTGAAGTGGAAGCAGGAGATATTCTGGTTGGTAAAGTTACACCTAAGGGAGAAACTGAACTGTCCCCGGAAGAGCGACTCTTAAGAGCCATTTTCGGAGAGAAAGCAGGAGATGTAAGGGATTCTTCACTTAAGGCACCTCCCGGACTCAAGGGTGTAGTTATCGACTCTCGCGTTTACTCCAGAAAAGAGAGAGATAAACGCTCAAAGAAAAAAGACAAAAGCCGAATAGATGCTCTGAAAGCCGATATTACAAAGCAGATAAGTGAAATTGAAAAACTTAGAATCGAAAGGCTCTCAGAATTTCTCACAGACACCCTTACTAATGAAATCACTAATTTCCATACTGGTGAAATTATGATTTCCGCCGGAAAAAAATGGTCAAAAACCATGCTCCAGAAACTTGATCTGGAAGCGGTTTCATTCAAAGATGGTCTGTGTCAGGATGAGGAGAAAAACAAAATTGCCGAAGAGGTATTCTATAAGGCCAATGATCTTATCGCAAAGCTCGAGGACAAGCTCGAAAAGGAGATCGACAAGATCGTAAGAGGGGATGAGCTTAAGCCTGGAGTACTGCAGCTTGTAAAGGTCTATGTTGCAAAAAAGAGAAAACTTTCTGTTGGTGATAAAATGGCCGGGCGACACGGAAACAAGGGAGTCATTTCAAAGGTACTTCCTGTTGAAGAGATGCCTTATTTACCGGATGGTACTCCAGTGGATATCATTCTCAATCCTCTTGGTGTGCCATCTCGTATGAACGTGGGACAGATTCTAGAAACCCACATGGGATGGGCCGCTCAGAAACTTGGCCTTAAAATAGCAACACCGGTTTTCGATGGTGCAAACTATGAACAGGTTACTCAGCTGCTCGATGAGGCCGGGTTGCCAAACAACGGAAAAGTCCAGCTCAGAGACGGAAGAACGGGTGAGCCGTTTGAGCGTGAAGTAACTGTTGGTCCAATGTATATGCTAAAACTTTGTCACCTTATCGATGACAAAATTCATGCTCGTTCAATCGGACCATATTCTCTTGTCACCCAGCAGCCTCTCGGGGGTAAATCCCAGTTCGGAGGACAGCGTTTCGGTGAGATGGAGGTGTGGGCACTTGAAGCATACGGGGCTGCATACACTCTGCAACAGGTCCTTACTGTTAAGAGTGATGACCTGACAGGGCGGTCAAAAACTTACGAGGCGATTGTAAAGGGAGAAAATGCGCCGCAGGCTGGTATTCCGGAATCTTTCAAAGTGCTTATAAGGGAAATCCAGGCTCTTGCACTGGATATCGATATCTTGACCGAAGAATAAGTGCTTCTTTAATTTTGAAAAACGCAATAGAGCCCAAAACAGGGGGGTACGATAGTGGCAGACAGTATTAGCCAATTGGATCGAAAAACAAGTGAGATTACCGGTGTTTCTATCAGGTTATCTTCACCCGATATCATTAGAAACTGGTCATTTGGTGAAGTTACCAAACCGGAAACTATAAATTACCGTTCTTTTAAACCAGAGAGAGATGGGCTGTTCTGTGAAAGAATTTTTGGCCCTGTCAGAAACTGGGAATGTAACTGTGGTAAATATAAAAGGATTCGTTACAGGGGAGTTGTATGTGACAGGTGTGGTGTTGAGGTTACACACTCAAAGGTGCGCAGAGAGCGTATGGGGCATATTGAACTTGCCGTGCCGGTAATTCATATATGGTTCCTTAAAAGCGTACCCTCTCACATAAGCTATCTGCTTGGTCTTCCGGGTTCAACTCTCGAAAGAATCGTTTACTATGAGTCTTACGTGGTTATAGATCCCGGTAACACCAATTTGCGCAAGGGAATGCTCCTGAGTGAGGATGAGTTCTTTGAGCTGGAGGACCAGGATAAACAATTTGTTGCAAAAATGGGTGGTGAAGCAGTTCTTGAAATGCTTGCAACAATTGATCTTGAAGAGCTTGCAATCGATCTGCGCTCAAAAATAAAAATTGAATCTTCCGAGCAGAGAAAACAGGAACATCTGAAGAGACTGCGTGTCGTGCAGGCTTTCCTGCAGTCAAAAAACAGACCAGAAAACATGGTACTGAGAACTCTTCCGGTGCTTCCGCCTGATCTGCGCCCTCTGGTGCCGCTTGAAGGTGGCAGATTTGCTACCTCTGATCTCAATGACCTCTACAGAAGGGTCATTAACCGTAATAACCGACTCAAAAAACTCATTGAAATCAAGGCCCCGGATGTTATTCTCCGCAACGAAATGAGAATGCTTCAGGAATCTGTTGATACGCTGTTCGATAACGGGAGAAGAACTTTCTCCGTAAAAGGTGAAGGTAAACGTCCGCTGAAATCTCTTAGTGACCTGCTGAAAGGAAAACAGGGACGATTCAGACAAAACCTTCTGGGTAAGAGAGTGGATTATTCCGGTCGAAGTGTTATTGTGGTTGGCCCTGAGCTGAAACTACATCAGTGTGGCCTTCCGAAAATGATGGCTCTTGAGCTCTTTAAACCTTTCGTTATACAGAAACTGGAAGAAAAGGGTTATGTACAGACTGTAAAAAGCGCAAAAAAGTTTGTCGAGAAAGAACGCCCAGAGGTATGGGATATTCTGGAGGAAGTAATTAAAGATCATCCGGTGCTTCTTAACCGTGCACCTACGCTGCACAGACTCGGTATCCAGGCTTTCTTTCCTGTTTTGGTTGAGGGAAAAGCAATTCGTCTACATCCACTTGTGTGTTCTGCATTCAATGCCGACTTTGATGGTGACCAGATGGCTGTACACGTACCTCTCTCTTTTGAGTCGCAGCTTGAGTGTAGATTTTTAATGCTCAGTGCAAATAACCTCCTGTCTCCGGCTTCGGGACAACCGGTCATGACCCCAACGCAGGATATTGTGCTCGGTATATATTACCTTACAAAAATGTCTCCCGATCGCAAAGGGCAGGGACGTGCGTTTGCCGATGTGGATGAAGTAATGCATGCTATCTCCGACAAACAGGTCGATATACATGCCAAAATCAAACTCCGTCTTGATGGGAAGACGATTGAGACAACCCCGGGAAGAGTGATTTTCAATACCGTTCGCCCGCTTGGTGTGCCTTTTGTAAATGAGCTGCTGAATAAAAAAAGAGTTCAGCTCTTCATTGATGAAGTCTTCAAGACATCGGGTGTTAAGGCTACATGCAAATTTCTCGATGATATCAAAACTTTAGGATATGAATACGCCACCAGAGCTGGTATCACCTTTGGTGCCGATGATCTCATTATTCCTGAAGAGAAAAAGGAAATCATCGACAAGTCAATGGAAGAGGTTATAAGAATAAGAAAGCAGTATGACAGGGGTATTATCACTGAGGGTGAACGATACAATAAACTCATTGACCTGTGGACACATACTACAAATGATGTCGCTGATAAGATGCATGAGCGTCTTGCCGGTGATAAGGACGGGTTCAATCCTGTCTATATCATGATGGATTCTCAGGCAAGAGGAAGTAAGGACCAGATTAAGCAGCTTGCGGGTATGCGTGGTCTTATGCAGAAACCTCAGAAAAAAATCACCGGTGCCGTTGGTGAAATTATTGAAAACCCCATTATTTCAAACTTCAAAGATGGGCTTACCGTGCTTGAGTACTTTATTTCTACTCACGGTGCACGTAAGGGACTTGCTGACACCGCGCTGAAAACTGCGGATGCCGGATATCTGACACGAAGACTTGTTGATGTGGTTCAGGATGTGGTCATATATACTGATGACTGTGGTACAAGCAAAGGTATTGCTATCGAAGAACTCAGGGAAGGGGATGAGGTGATGGAGTCCCTGTCGACAAGAATTCTTGGACGATACACCCAGGAGGATGTCTATGACCCTGTTACAGAAGAGATGATCTGTCCGGTAAATACCCTTGTAGATGAAAAGCTTGCCAAAAGAATTGAAGAAGCCGGTATTGAGATTGTAAATATTCGCTCTGTACTTACCTGTGATGCTATGCAGGGAGTTTGCAGAAAATGTTACGGAAGAAATCTGGCTACAGGTAAAGTTGTCGACACTGGTGAAGCTGTTGGTATAATGGCCGCACAGAGTATCGGGGAGCCGGGAACGCAGCTTACTCTGCGTACTTTCCATATCGGTGGTACGGCTTCAAGACTTATCGCTCAGTCAAAGGAGATCGCTAAGATCGACGGGGAAGTTCGTTTCTTCAATGTGGAAACTGTCCAGCATACAAACGGTACTGTCGTGATGAACCGTACTGCTGAAATTGCCGTTGTTGACGACCAGGAGAGAGAGCGCTACAGGTACAATATCCCTTACGGATCATTTATGCAGGTAACCGATGGTCAAAAAGTTTCCAAGGGAGAGGACCTGTTTAACTGGGATCCTTACAACAATGTAATCCTTGCTCCTCGTAAAGGTAAACTGAAATTTATTGATCTGGTTGACGGGGACACTGTACGTGAGCTCTATGATGAACGATCCGGTATTACAAATATCGTAGTTGTTGAGCATAGGGAACGTAAACTTCATCCTCATATTCAGATTGTAGATGAAAACGATAAAAGGGTCGCCAACCTCTCCGTTCCTTCTGGCTGTTTTCTGCAGGTAACGGATGGCAAAGAGGTGAATCCAGGTGACATCCTGGTCAAAATCCCAAGAGAGAGTAGCAAAAGTAGGGATATTACCGGTGGTCTTCCTAGAGTTGCCGAACTGTTCGAAGCACGAAGACCAAAAGATTCTGCCGTTGTGACTGAAATTGACGGATTTATAGAATTTGGTGAAAATGAACGGGGGAATCGGAAAATCATTGTCAGGGATGAGGTCGGTGGAGCAAGAGAATATCTGATTCCTCCCGGAAAACATCTCAGAGTTCATGAAAATGACAGAGTGAAAGCGGGGGACAGGTTAAGTGAAGGGTCGATTGACCCACATGATATCCTGAGAATCATGGGTGAGAATGCTGTGCAGCAGTACTTGCTCGATGAAATTCAGGCGGTGTATCGTCTCCAGGGTGTAACTATCAATGATAAGCATGTTGAAGTTATCGTTGCACAGATGCTTCGTAAGGTGAGGGTGAAAAAAGCCGGAGATACAGAGTATCTTGAAGGTGATGATGTGGACAGGAAAAAACTAAGAGCTGCAAACGAACAGGTAATTGCAGAAGGCGGAGAACCTGCCACCTTTACACCGCTTTTGCTTGGTATCACTAAAGCATCCCTTACAACCGAATCATTCCTAAGTGCTGCTTCCTTCCAGGAAACCACTAAAGTTCTATCAAGAGCTGCAGTGGAAGGTAAAGTGGATACTCTAAGCGGGTTGAAGGAAAACCTTATCATGGGTAATCTTATTCCTGCTGGTACCGGCACACGTATCTACCGCAACTTATCAGTAAAGGATTTGGAATCTGAAATGGGTTCAGTTGACCAGCAGTATGAACGTAGTGATGATTTTGTGGAAATCGGCGGAGAATTCTGAAAAAAAATCAATAATGTGATTGATTGTTGTTAACTGATTTATTATATTTTGTGACTGTCTTTATTTTTGGAGGATTTAGGTGCCTACGATTAGTCAACTTATACGTAAAGGACGTGCGAATCTGCAGGAGAGAAGTAAATCACCTGCGCTACACAGTTGTCCGCAACGTCGTGGAGTTTGTACACGTGTTTTCACAACGACGCCTAAAAAGCCCAACTCGGCTTTGAGGAAAGTGGCTCGTGTTCGTTTAACAAATCACATGGAAGTAAATGCATATATTCCAGGTGAAGGGCATAATCTGCAGGAGCATTCGATCGTTTTGATTCGTGGTGGTCGTGTAAAGGATGTGCCGGGTGTGCGTTATCATATTGTAAGAGGTGCGCTTGATACGCAGGGTGTTCAGGATCGTAAACGTAGCCGTTCCAAGTACGGTGTAAAGCGGCCAAAAAAATAGGGAATAATTATGTCGAGAAGAAGGAAAGCTGAAAAGCGAGAGGTTGTTGCGGATCCAAAGTTCAAGAGCGTTTTGGTTACGCAATTTGTAAACAGTGTTGTTAGTGATGGTAAAAAGCGTCTTGCTGAGCGTCTGTTTTATG from the Chitinispirillum alkaliphilum genome contains:
- a CDS encoding 50S ribosomal protein L11p (L12e) translates to MAKKEIGQIKLQIPGGQATPAPPVGPALGQKGVNIMEFCKNFNAKTKDAQGMLIPVIITVYSDRSFTFVTKTPPAAVLILKELGKDKGSGVPNKEKIGALTEEQVKNIAEIKMADLNSATLEAAMRIVTGTARSMGVDVK
- a CDS encoding 50S ribosomal protein L1p (L10Ae) — protein: MYFMKHGKKYNSVYQKVDKFKEYSALEAVEFLKENSAVKFDETVEIAIKLGVDPRKSDQAVRGAALLPHGLGKTVRVLAFVQGEKEAEAKEAGADYTGGEELAEKIKGGWLEFDSVVATPDMMKVVGKLGKILGTRGLMPNPKVGTVTMDISKAIQELKKGKVEFRVDKGAILHAPLGKLSFDSAKIIENAKAFFDAVVKAKPSTAKGQYVKKATLTSTMGQGLKINVNDLK
- a CDS encoding 50S ribosomal protein L10p (P0): MSTRAERTAVIDDLEQEFKHASGIYLADNDKINVEKVTKLRTDLRKQGIKFLVVKNTLAKEACKRLGIENLDPHFKGPTAVVVTESEGAVPAKILKQFQKENKLLSIKAAYVDGSYFDGNQAVQLADLPSREALLSMLLGCLQSPVGNFAGVLNGIMTKFVRTLDAVKEQKGS
- a CDS encoding 50S ribosomal protein L7/L12 (P1/P2); translation: MATLNKEEIIDAIGGMTVLELSDLIKAIEEKFDVKAAAPMAVAAPAGGAPAAEAAEEKTEFDVVLTGAGEKKIQVIKVVREITGLGLKDAKDMVDGVPKNIKEAVSKEEAETVKKKIEEVGGTVEVK
- a CDS encoding DNA-directed RNA polymerase beta subunit encodes the protein MTDRKSYSRIKRAAELPNLLEIQTTSYESFLQPETPPGLRKKQGLHGSFLSLFPVNDVKGYYSLEYDGYKLGIPKYTLRECKERGMTYAAPLKVDMSLLVYEQDGETKKFVEKISNEVYIGEIPLMTERGTFVINGAERVIVSQLHRSPGITFDEVFHPNGKKLLTARIIPQRGSWVELLVDVDDVLTVNIDRRKKMPATILLRAMGFSTDEEILSLFYDTVRAKINQDSKDEVLGTVNAKTVFDEQTGEILIDANEVINEERFNRLLENKIDFVEVFDSENMIIRNTLATDPTKSEEEALFFMYATMRPGDPPNVETARNLIQRLFFDEKRYDLGNVGRYRINTRLGVNPPEDVNTLTKEDIVAAYKYITGLNEGVGFIDDIDHLGNRRVRSVGELLAAQFTVGLTRMVRTIKERLSLRDTENITPQDLINARTVSTVVQAFFGSSQLSQFLDQTNPLSELTHKRRVSALGPGGLTRERAGFEVRDVHHTHYGRLCPIETPEGPNIGLIASLSTFARVNEFGFIQTPYQKVENGVLLNEVAYLTADQEDNYIIAQANTPIDENGKIAEELVFARYRGDFPVVAPKEITYMDISPMQLVSIAAGLIPFLEHDDANRALMGSNMQRQAVPLLRTEPPVIGTGLERRAAIDSGCMIVAKNPGVVETVDANKIVIRKAKDEVSADILGLTEFDTYDLVKYERSNQDTCINQKVCVREGQKVARGDVLADGHATKDGELALGRNVVAAFMPWRGYNFEDAIVVSERLVAEDIYTSVHIEVFETEVRDTKRGPEELTQEIPNVSEEALSNLDENGVVRVGTEVEAGDILVGKVTPKGETELSPEERLLRAIFGEKAGDVRDSSLKAPPGLKGVVIDSRVYSRKERDKRSKKKDKSRIDALKADITKQISEIEKLRIERLSEFLTDTLTNEITNFHTGEIMISAGKKWSKTMLQKLDLEAVSFKDGLCQDEEKNKIAEEVFYKANDLIAKLEDKLEKEIDKIVRGDELKPGVLQLVKVYVAKKRKLSVGDKMAGRHGNKGVISKVLPVEEMPYLPDGTPVDIILNPLGVPSRMNVGQILETHMGWAAQKLGLKIATPVFDGANYEQVTQLLDEAGLPNNGKVQLRDGRTGEPFEREVTVGPMYMLKLCHLIDDKIHARSIGPYSLVTQQPLGGKSQFGGQRFGEMEVWALEAYGAAYTLQQVLTVKSDDLTGRSKTYEAIVKGENAPQAGIPESFKVLIREIQALALDIDILTEE
- a CDS encoding DNA-directed RNA polymerase beta' subunit; translation: MADSISQLDRKTSEITGVSIRLSSPDIIRNWSFGEVTKPETINYRSFKPERDGLFCERIFGPVRNWECNCGKYKRIRYRGVVCDRCGVEVTHSKVRRERMGHIELAVPVIHIWFLKSVPSHISYLLGLPGSTLERIVYYESYVVIDPGNTNLRKGMLLSEDEFFELEDQDKQFVAKMGGEAVLEMLATIDLEELAIDLRSKIKIESSEQRKQEHLKRLRVVQAFLQSKNRPENMVLRTLPVLPPDLRPLVPLEGGRFATSDLNDLYRRVINRNNRLKKLIEIKAPDVILRNEMRMLQESVDTLFDNGRRTFSVKGEGKRPLKSLSDLLKGKQGRFRQNLLGKRVDYSGRSVIVVGPELKLHQCGLPKMMALELFKPFVIQKLEEKGYVQTVKSAKKFVEKERPEVWDILEEVIKDHPVLLNRAPTLHRLGIQAFFPVLVEGKAIRLHPLVCSAFNADFDGDQMAVHVPLSFESQLECRFLMLSANNLLSPASGQPVMTPTQDIVLGIYYLTKMSPDRKGQGRAFADVDEVMHAISDKQVDIHAKIKLRLDGKTIETTPGRVIFNTVRPLGVPFVNELLNKKRVQLFIDEVFKTSGVKATCKFLDDIKTLGYEYATRAGITFGADDLIIPEEKKEIIDKSMEEVIRIRKQYDRGIITEGERYNKLIDLWTHTTNDVADKMHERLAGDKDGFNPVYIMMDSQARGSKDQIKQLAGMRGLMQKPQKKITGAVGEIIENPIISNFKDGLTVLEYFISTHGARKGLADTALKTADAGYLTRRLVDVVQDVVIYTDDCGTSKGIAIEELREGDEVMESLSTRILGRYTQEDVYDPVTEEMICPVNTLVDEKLAKRIEEAGIEIVNIRSVLTCDAMQGVCRKCYGRNLATGKVVDTGEAVGIMAAQSIGEPGTQLTLRTFHIGGTASRLIAQSKEIAKIDGEVRFFNVETVQHTNGTVVMNRTAEIAVVDDQERERYRYNIPYGSFMQVTDGQKVSKGEDLFNWDPYNNVILAPRKGKLKFIDLVDGDTVRELYDERSGITNIVVVEHRERKLHPHIQIVDENDKRVANLSVPSGCFLQVTDGKEVNPGDILVKIPRESSKSRDITGGLPRVAELFEARRPKDSAVVTEIDGFIEFGENERGNRKIIVRDEVGGAREYLIPPGKHLRVHENDRVKAGDRLSEGSIDPHDILRIMGENAVQQYLLDEIQAVYRLQGVTINDKHVEVIVAQMLRKVRVKKAGDTEYLEGDDVDRKKLRAANEQVIAEGGEPATFTPLLLGITKASLTTESFLSAASFQETTKVLSRAAVEGKVDTLSGLKENLIMGNLIPAGTGTRIYRNLSVKDLESEMGSVDQQYERSDDFVEIGGEF
- a CDS encoding 30S ribosomal protein S12p (S23e) codes for the protein MEVNAYIPGEGHNLQEHSIVLIRGGRVKDVPGVRYHIVRGALDTQGVQDRKRSRSKYGVKRPKK